The Raoultibacter phocaeensis genome includes a window with the following:
- a CDS encoding TetR/AcrR family transcriptional regulator, giving the protein MTQSAAAACATAELKVAARSEADACSAATVAPCAVDRRIMRSKKALRSALISLMEEQGFDSITVGDLCTRADLNRGTFYNHYHDKEHLLETFENEIMQGLDCFQNKMQDLNLKEILAYQIRKKPLPFLVELFDYLREEGGFLHAVLGPGGDVGFGPRLRDSVCTNLIQSILHERYRENPTPFVNYYVAFFASAYLGVITQWIETGMQESSEEMALIAMRLLFIKPGESIKL; this is encoded by the coding sequence ATGACCCAATCAGCAGCCGCTGCCTGCGCCACCGCAGAACTCAAGGTCGCAGCCCGCTCGGAGGCTGACGCCTGTTCGGCGGCAACGGTTGCCCCCTGTGCCGTCGACCGTCGCATCATGCGCTCCAAGAAGGCGCTCAGAAGCGCGCTTATTTCGCTCATGGAAGAGCAGGGCTTCGACAGCATTACGGTGGGCGACCTCTGCACGCGCGCTGATTTGAATCGAGGGACGTTCTACAACCACTACCATGATAAAGAGCACCTGCTCGAAACGTTCGAAAACGAGATTATGCAGGGGCTCGACTGCTTTCAGAACAAGATGCAGGATCTGAACCTCAAAGAAATCCTCGCATACCAGATCAGGAAGAAACCCCTGCCGTTTCTGGTCGAGCTGTTCGACTACCTGCGCGAAGAGGGAGGTTTTCTCCATGCCGTGCTCGGACCGGGTGGCGATGTAGGATTCGGCCCGCGCCTGCGCGATTCGGTATGCACGAACCTCATCCAATCCATCCTTCACGAGCGGTACCGCGAAAACCCCACGCCGTTCGTAAACTACTACGTTGCATTCTTCGCCTCTGCGTACTTGGGCGTCATCACGCAATGGATCGAAACGGGCATGCAGGAAAGCTCGGAGGAAATGGCGCTCATCGCGATGCGCCTGCTCTTCATCAAACCGGGCGAATCGATCAAACTGTAA
- a CDS encoding acyl-CoA dehydratase activase-related protein, producing MATESVLETNESLHIGIDVGSTTVKLAILDQENAVRYSIYRRHHADVRATIIEVLEEAAADFGSEAMTIAITGSGGLLLAQWLDIEFVQEVIASKTAVETFIPKTDVAIELGGEDAKIIYFDQGIEQRMNGTCAGGTGAFIDQMAALLNTDAGGLNELAASCSTIYPIASRCGVFAKTDVQPLLNEGARKEDIAASIFQSVVTQTISGLACGRPIRGNVAFLGGPLQYLPELRKRFYQTLELDGEHSIVPENAHLFVACGCAIAGTEAKAELLSDVVSRLKGLGDIQGSEVVRLDPLFASDKDYREFKERHSCERVARGELMDYEGTAYLGIDAGSTTFKAALIGEDGRLLWTHYANNKGDVLGCAKTALGEMYNALPVDAATGEPVVRIGHATVTGYGEGLLLEALRVDSGEIETVAHLRGAQEMLPGVEFILDIGGQDMKCLRVKDGVIDHIMLNEACSSGCGSFIESFATGLNLEVAEFAQTAIEAENPVDLGSRCTVFMNSRVKQAQKEGATVGDIAAGLAISVIKNALFKVIKIRDPHDVGEKVIVQGGTFLNDAVLRAFEQLSEVNAVRPDIAGNMGAYGAALLARDRCHEALLRMGSRGEVRTSMLTLDQLMALSPSHKTVRCKGCSNSCLLTVNDFGKDEATGKHRRFITGNRCEKGAGTLDESKSVPNLYEYKSKRLFDYVPLSAEEASRTTVGIPRALNMYENYPFWFTFFTKLGFRVVLSDPSTKKTYEAGIESMPSESVCYPAKLSHGHIMNLLDKHPDFIWFPCSKWERQEDEGAGNHFNCPIVASYPEALRLNIDELRESKTVFLNPWLPYDQKEHLKKRLFVELVEEHRDLMGEGIPAPTQADIDAAVEAAWAEDEAFKRDIRAKGAETLAWMEETDTHGIVLAGRPYHNDPEINHAIPELLTSFGLAVLTEDSVAHLGTLERPIRVVDQWMYHTRLYAAAKVATERKDLDLIQLNSFGCGLDALTTDQVQEILEAAGKVFTVLKIDEVSNLGAARIRVRSLLAALKDQADEEAESESMNRGCPAASSLVNLLKETPESAIDRKTGETEGRIAAEIAEASVPATFTEKAAPVAAEAFRQREGAPTEFERAQYTEQMKAEGYTILAPQMAPIHFELLIDIFQRFGYNLELLPSVDHGAVDAGLKYVNNDICYPSILTTGQVMEAVMSGRYDTDKLAIIITQTGGGCRATNYIALIRKALKSVGLEHIPVISLSFKKLDEENPGFKITPKMLLQAVYALCYGDLLMMCLYRTRPYEVEPESATRLFDHWMETCKKQLAGGLGRSEFKRTVRQIVEDFDTLPLKGEGTKPRVGVVGEILVKFHPTANNQIIDVIEREGCEAVVPGLIEFFLFGIAGAIFQKDPLGRSSKGAIGSRIALKFIERFRAPVNKALAASNRFEPPANIYELAEYASEILSLCNSMGEGWLLTAEMVELIRTGSPNVVCTQPFACLPNHVVGKAVIKELRRRYPESNIVAVDYDPGASEVNQLNRIKLMISVAKANLADKVGEAKATRDAFVKSEKPAPASERLGAVEYETERA from the coding sequence GTGGCCACCGAGTCAGTACTGGAAACCAACGAGTCCTTGCATATCGGCATCGATGTGGGGTCTACTACCGTGAAGCTGGCGATTCTCGACCAAGAGAACGCCGTGCGCTATTCCATCTACCGTCGTCACCACGCCGATGTTCGGGCGACGATTATCGAGGTGCTCGAAGAGGCCGCCGCCGATTTCGGCTCTGAGGCCATGACTATCGCGATCACCGGCTCGGGCGGTCTGCTTTTGGCGCAGTGGCTCGACATCGAGTTCGTGCAGGAGGTTATCGCGAGCAAAACCGCCGTTGAGACCTTTATCCCCAAAACCGATGTGGCCATCGAGCTCGGTGGCGAGGACGCGAAGATCATTTACTTCGATCAGGGTATCGAACAGCGCATGAACGGTACGTGCGCAGGCGGCACCGGCGCGTTCATCGACCAGATGGCGGCTCTGCTCAATACCGATGCAGGCGGATTGAACGAACTTGCGGCAAGCTGTTCGACCATCTATCCCATTGCGAGTCGCTGCGGCGTGTTCGCGAAGACCGACGTGCAGCCGCTGCTCAACGAGGGCGCACGCAAAGAGGATATCGCCGCCTCGATCTTCCAATCCGTCGTAACCCAGACCATCTCGGGGCTTGCGTGCGGCCGACCGATACGCGGCAACGTAGCCTTTCTCGGAGGACCTCTGCAGTACCTTCCCGAACTGCGTAAACGATTCTATCAAACGCTCGAGCTCGATGGCGAGCATTCGATCGTTCCCGAAAACGCCCACTTGTTCGTTGCCTGTGGCTGTGCAATCGCGGGCACCGAAGCGAAGGCAGAGCTCCTTTCCGATGTGGTCAGTCGCTTGAAGGGCCTCGGAGACATCCAGGGTTCGGAAGTCGTGCGGCTCGATCCGCTGTTCGCGAGCGATAAGGACTACCGCGAATTCAAGGAGCGTCACAGCTGCGAGCGCGTGGCGCGCGGCGAGCTCATGGATTACGAGGGCACGGCTTACCTCGGCATCGATGCCGGGTCTACCACGTTCAAGGCGGCGCTCATCGGCGAAGACGGGCGCTTGCTCTGGACGCACTACGCGAACAACAAAGGAGACGTGCTCGGGTGTGCGAAGACGGCGCTCGGCGAGATGTACAACGCGCTTCCCGTCGATGCCGCAACGGGCGAGCCGGTTGTGCGTATCGGACACGCGACGGTAACCGGCTACGGCGAGGGGCTCCTGCTCGAGGCGCTGCGCGTCGATTCCGGTGAGATCGAAACGGTGGCGCATCTGCGGGGCGCCCAAGAAATGCTGCCCGGAGTCGAGTTTATCCTCGACATTGGCGGGCAGGATATGAAATGCCTACGCGTGAAAGACGGCGTGATCGACCATATCATGCTCAACGAGGCGTGCTCCTCGGGCTGCGGCAGCTTCATCGAAAGCTTTGCGACGGGGTTGAACCTCGAGGTGGCCGAGTTCGCGCAGACTGCCATCGAAGCGGAGAATCCGGTCGATCTCGGCAGCCGCTGCACCGTGTTCATGAACAGCCGCGTGAAGCAGGCGCAGAAAGAAGGCGCGACGGTCGGTGACATCGCGGCCGGCTTGGCTATCTCAGTTATCAAGAACGCGCTGTTCAAGGTCATCAAAATACGCGATCCCCACGACGTGGGCGAGAAGGTCATCGTGCAGGGCGGTACGTTTTTGAACGATGCGGTGCTGCGTGCGTTCGAGCAGCTTTCCGAAGTGAACGCCGTGCGCCCTGATATCGCGGGTAACATGGGCGCCTACGGTGCCGCGCTGCTCGCGCGCGACCGGTGCCATGAAGCGCTGCTGCGCATGGGCTCGCGCGGCGAGGTTCGAACCTCGATGCTCACGCTCGATCAACTCATGGCGCTCAGCCCCTCGCATAAGACGGTGCGCTGCAAGGGTTGCTCGAACTCGTGTCTGCTCACGGTCAACGATTTCGGGAAAGACGAGGCTACCGGCAAGCACCGCCGTTTCATAACGGGTAATCGCTGCGAAAAGGGAGCCGGCACGCTCGACGAGAGCAAAAGCGTCCCGAACCTCTACGAATACAAGAGCAAGCGCCTCTTCGACTACGTACCGCTTTCCGCCGAAGAAGCGTCGCGCACAACGGTCGGCATCCCGCGTGCACTTAACATGTACGAGAATTACCCGTTCTGGTTCACGTTTTTCACAAAGCTCGGATTCAGGGTGGTTCTCTCCGACCCGTCGACGAAGAAAACCTACGAGGCGGGCATCGAATCGATGCCGTCCGAATCGGTGTGTTATCCGGCAAAGCTCTCCCACGGCCACATCATGAACCTGCTCGACAAGCATCCCGACTTCATTTGGTTTCCCTGTTCCAAGTGGGAGCGTCAGGAAGATGAGGGCGCTGGCAACCATTTCAACTGCCCGATCGTCGCAAGCTATCCTGAGGCGCTGCGCCTCAACATCGATGAGCTGCGAGAATCCAAAACGGTGTTTTTGAACCCGTGGTTGCCGTACGATCAGAAAGAGCACTTGAAGAAGCGTTTGTTCGTCGAGCTCGTGGAAGAGCATCGCGATCTTATGGGTGAAGGGATTCCCGCACCGACGCAGGCGGATATCGATGCGGCGGTTGAGGCTGCGTGGGCCGAGGACGAGGCGTTCAAGCGCGATATTCGCGCCAAGGGAGCCGAAACGCTTGCATGGATGGAGGAAACCGACACCCACGGCATCGTGCTTGCAGGCCGTCCGTACCACAACGATCCCGAGATCAACCATGCCATTCCCGAACTCTTGACGAGTTTCGGTCTTGCGGTGCTCACCGAAGACTCGGTTGCGCACTTAGGAACGCTCGAGCGGCCGATACGCGTGGTCGACCAGTGGATGTACCACACGCGTCTGTACGCTGCAGCCAAAGTGGCTACCGAGCGCAAAGACCTCGATCTCATCCAGCTCAATTCGTTCGGCTGTGGCCTCGATGCGCTCACAACCGATCAGGTGCAGGAAATCCTCGAAGCTGCGGGCAAAGTGTTCACCGTGCTCAAGATCGACGAGGTGTCGAATCTCGGTGCCGCGCGTATTCGCGTGCGGAGCCTTCTCGCAGCGCTCAAAGATCAGGCCGATGAAGAGGCGGAATCGGAAAGCATGAACCGGGGTTGTCCCGCGGCTTCTTCGCTCGTGAACCTCCTTAAGGAAACGCCCGAATCGGCCATAGACCGTAAAACAGGCGAAACCGAAGGCCGCATTGCGGCGGAAATCGCCGAAGCTTCGGTACCCGCCACGTTCACCGAAAAAGCCGCACCCGTTGCTGCCGAGGCATTCAGGCAGCGCGAGGGCGCGCCAACCGAGTTCGAGCGGGCGCAGTACACCGAGCAGATGAAGGCCGAGGGCTACACGATCCTCGCGCCGCAGATGGCCCCGATCCACTTCGAACTTCTGATCGACATCTTCCAGCGGTTCGGCTACAACCTCGAGCTGCTTCCGTCGGTGGACCACGGTGCGGTGGATGCGGGCCTGAAGTACGTCAACAACGACATCTGCTATCCGTCGATACTTACGACCGGGCAGGTCATGGAGGCGGTGATGAGCGGGCGCTACGACACCGACAAGCTGGCTATCATCATCACGCAGACCGGCGGAGGATGCCGTGCGACCAACTACATCGCTCTCATCCGCAAGGCACTCAAATCGGTGGGACTCGAGCACATCCCCGTCATCTCGCTCTCGTTCAAAAAGCTCGACGAGGAAAATCCCGGGTTCAAAATCACGCCGAAGATGCTTTTGCAGGCGGTCTATGCGCTCTGTTACGGCGATCTGCTCATGATGTGCTTGTACCGCACCCGGCCCTACGAAGTCGAGCCAGAAAGCGCGACGCGCCTGTTCGATCATTGGATGGAAACGTGCAAAAAGCAGCTTGCGGGGGGCCTTGGGCGCAGTGAATTCAAGCGGACGGTGCGCCAGATCGTAGAGGACTTCGATACGCTGCCGCTTAAGGGGGAGGGGACCAAACCGCGTGTCGGCGTGGTAGGCGAGATTCTCGTGAAGTTCCATCCTACGGCGAACAACCAGATCATCGACGTGATCGAGCGCGAAGGCTGCGAGGCGGTCGTTCCGGGACTCATCGAGTTCTTCCTGTTCGGCATCGCGGGAGCGATCTTCCAGAAAGATCCGCTCGGCCGCAGCTCGAAGGGCGCGATCGGTAGTCGCATCGCACTTAAATTCATCGAACGGTTCCGGGCTCCGGTGAACAAGGCGCTTGCGGCATCGAATCGTTTCGAGCCGCCTGCGAACATCTACGAACTCGCCGAATACGCGAGCGAGATTTTGAGTTTGTGCAACTCGATGGGTGAAGGATGGCTGCTCACCGCCGAGATGGTCGAGCTCATCCGCACGGGCTCTCCGAACGTCGTCTGCACGCAGCCGTTCGCCTGCCTGCCGAACCATGTAGTGGGCAAAGCCGTCATCAAGGAGCTGCGCCGTCGCTACCCCGAAAGCAACATAGTCGCCGTGGACTACGATCCCGGTGCCTCCGAGGTGAACCAGCTCAATCGCATCAAGCTCATGATCTCGGTGGCGAAGGCGAATCTTGCCGATAAGGTTGGGGAAGCGAAGGCTACGCGCGATGCGTTTGTGAAGTCGGAAAAGCCAGCACCTGCGAGCGAGAGGCTCGGTGCCGTGGAGTACGAGACAGAGAGAGCGTAA